ATGAGTGAAGATGAGGAGCGAGAGAATGAGAACCACGTCTTGGTTGGTGAGAAGCCCCCGAGTGATGGTTCACCACTTCGTTGTCCACCTCTGACCAGGGTGCTTGAACCATGTCAGAGTTGTGGTGGGACCATGACCCACAAATAACCCTTGTCTATGGCACGTCCCACCCGGAAGCCACAGGGGCACCCAGCTGCTATGTCCAGGACCCAGCTGCTGGTTCCCTGGGCACCCTTCTGGGGGCTGCTTGGCCTGGACATTGGGATAGGAGCTAGAAAATGCCAGCTGGCCTCTGACCACAGACCAGTCACTGGCCCGGGACTTTGTGGCCTCCGCCAACAGCCAGGCCAAGGCCTTGGGCCATTGGACACCAATTCTGGGCCAGCCTTCTCAGATAGCTGGTCATTAGCTCAGAGTGGTCCCAGCCTGGCCAGTGGCCCCAAGACACCAAGCGCCCTCTGTCCAGGGCAATGGGACGCAGTGTGTCCTGGCCCCCAGAGGCTCTCGTGCTCATAGTCCCCCCCAGACACTTGTCTGTCTCTTGTTCTGAAATTGGGTTTAATTTCAGAAGTTCCAGAGTCACGGTTTGACCACGATTCTGGGGAGAGTGaagagggggaagaggaggcaggtgAGGGCACCCCCCAGAGCAGCGCCCTCACCGAAGGGGACTTTGTGCCTGACTCCCCAGCCCTGTCGCCCATAGAGCTCAAGCAGGAACTGCCCAAGTACCTGCCCGCCCTGCAGGTGAGCAGCCTCCCCTTTGCTGCCCATTGATAGGGCTGGTGGCTGAGAGCAGaagctgggtcttcactgtgggtgTCTGTCCCTGGCCAGGCCTGGCCCCTAGCCTCTGACATATCCCCTGTCACAGTCTGGTCTCTTGTCCAACAGGCTTGCTGGAGGACAGCTCCAACTGCAGCCAGGACTTCCACAAGGGGCCCCATGCATGAGTCAGGCCACCTCGTGTGCAGTCAGCTCTGCAGTCACTTCTGCCTCAGCCTGGGCAGATGGGCCTTTGACCTCCCTTGCCTTATTACCCTGTAGGGGTCAGAGGGCAGTGGTGCGCATCGCCCTGCAATTCAGTAACCAAAGTGCTGCAGGGAGTGACTTGGGGGAGGGTTAGGTCCCAAGAGGGTGAGGGCCCAAGGTGCACTGAGGGTGCCACTGCTCCTGAGGGGCTGCTGCGCCAGCTGAGGGTGCAACACAGAGGGTCCCTGCTGTCTTGGCATCATCTTAGGATCAGTGGCTGGAGGTGTGGCGGGGGGCCAGGGCCGGCTGTTGGATAGAGGGCGCTTGCTCACTGAAGGAGCGAGCAGAGGCTGAGAAGATTATTGCTCCCAGGTCCTGCCTGAGTACCATCTGGGCCTCTGGAGATGTCTAGTTGAGACTTTGCTGTGGGCTGTGAGCCTGGCTACCATGCCCTCACGCTGGTGCCTCCCCTAGGGCTGTCGGAGTGTGGAAGAGTTCCAGTGTCTGAACAGGATTGAGGAAGGCACCTACGGGGTGGTGTATAGAGCAAAGGACAAGAAGACAGGTGGGATGCAGCCCAGGGTGGTCCCCCACAGGGAAGGAGGTGTGGGGCATGGACCAGGTGGCCCAGAGTGCCAGCCAGCACCACAGGCCCCTGGCTGTGTACAGGGCCCTGTCACCTTCAGTGTCAAAGTCACTGGGCATAGTTCCTTCTGATCCCAGGGGTCACCCCTCCCCTGGTGCTGGCCCTCACGGGGCCTCACCTGGCTGGTGCACACCTGAGCAACTGGCTCTTGGCACCCACAGAAGTCAGCCTGATCAAGAAGCCCTGTGCTGCTTGTGAGTATGGAGTCCACCAGGCCAGGCCTGGAGTGACAGCACCTGAGCAGGTGTGTGCCCCGGGGGGCAGGGCCTCAGAGACGGAGGCAGTCCAGGCTCTGAGCCCCCAGAGAGGCCAGTTGGCCACGTCCTGTGATTCCAGGAGACAGCCATAAATGGGAGCATGTGGATAGAAGAAGGTCTCCTCAGTGTCCGTCTTCCGATGACTTTTCAGATGAAATTGTGGCTCTGAAGCgactgaagatggagaaggagaaggagggctTCCCAATCACGTCACTGAGGGAGATCAACACCATCCTCAAGGCGCAACACCCCAATATCGTCACCGTCAGGGTGAGGCCCATGCACCTCTGCCCACAGGGCCCCCAGGGCAGCACCCCTAGAGGCCATCACACTTGGGGGGTCCCTGCTGTGTCACCGGCTGTCCGGCCCTGGGATCTCATGTCTCTTGGGAGCGTCAGTGGCGGCAGGGCTGGCTGGGACCCTGACCCCTTGGACCTGCTGTGTTTCCTAGGAAATCGTCGTGGGCAGCAACATGGACAAGATCTACATCGTCATGAACTACGTAGAGCACGACCTCAAGAGCCTCATGGAGACCATGAAGCAGCCTTTCCTGCCAGGTGAGTCCCAGTCAGTCCCATGGGGTGGCCCTGGACCCACATCCCCTGAGGGATGTCCCACCCTCGGGCTGTTGGGGGTGGTGGGGCTGCTGACCTTGAACTGTGACCCTGTCCCACTGGGTGCGCATATGCTGGAACAGCCAGTGGCTGCCACGGCAGCAAATAGCCAGGCAGCAGCCCTGTGCTGCCCGTTGCCATAGGGGAGGTGAAGACACTGATGATCCAGCTGCTGCGTGGAGTGAAGCACCTGCACGACAACTGGATCCTGCACCGGGACCTCAAGACGTCCAACCTGCTGCTGAGCCACGCGGGCATCCTCAAGGTGAGCCCTGCGCGGcggctgggggcagggcagctCCCGGCCTCGAGCCATCTGcagcccaccctctcccctcgTAGGTGGGGGACTTCGGGCTGGCACGGGAGTATGGGTCCCCTCTGAAGGCCTACACCCCAGTGGTCGTGACGCTGTGGTACCGAGCCCCCGAGCTTTTGCTGGGAGCCAAGGTGAGTGTGGGTGTTCTGGAGCCCCCGGGGCATGCCAGCCCTCAGCCCCCTGAGCGCTCCCTGACTCCTCCCTGACCCCCAGGAGTACTCCACAGCCGTGGACATGTGGTCGGTGGGCTGCATCTTTGGGGAGCTGCTGACTCAGAAGCCGCTATTCCCTGGGAAGTCAGAAATTGATCAGATCAACAAAGTGTTCAAGGTAGGTGCCCGCTGGGGGCAAGTGCAGGTGCCCAGGCCGGGCCACCCTTCCCTGCACGACCTGAGTGTCTTGAGATGCTCCCTCTTACAGGACCTGGGCACCCCCAGTGAGAAAATCTGGCCTGGCTACAATGACCTCCCAGCTGTCAAGAAGATGACCTTCACCGAGTACCCCTATAACAACCTCCGCAAGCGCTTTGGGGCTCTGCTCTCAGACCAGGGCTTCGACCTCATGAACAAGTGCGTCCtgccctgcaccccacccctgcccaccttGGCCCTGCCCCCAGGCTGCCCCATTGGTGGCACGTAACGCCTTTTTCTCCCAGGTTTCTGAC
The Ovis canadensis isolate MfBH-ARS-UI-01 breed Bighorn chromosome 12, ARS-UI_OviCan_v2, whole genome shotgun sequence genome window above contains:
- the CDK11B gene encoding cyclin-dependent kinase 11B isoform X13, with product MREQQKEQREQKERERRAEERRKEREARREVSAHHRNVREDYSDKVKASHWSRSPLRPPRERPELGDSRKAVKEEKVEERDLLSDLQDVSDSERKTSSAESSSAESGSGSEEEEEEEEEEEGSSSEESEEEEEEEEEEEEEETGSNSEDVSGQSAEEVSEEEMSEDEERENENHVLVEVPESRFDHDSGESEEGEEEAGEGTPQSSALTEGDFVPDSPALSPIELKQELPKYLPALQGCRSVEEFQCLNRIEEGTYGVVYRAKDKKTDEIVALKRLKMEKEKEGFPITSLREINTILKAQHPNIVTVREIVVGSNMDKIYIVMNYVEHDLKSLMETMKQPFLPGEVKTLMIQLLRGVKHLHDNWILHRDLKTSNLLLSHAGILKVGDFGLAREYGSPLKAYTPVVVTLWYRAPELLLGAKEYSTAVDMWSVGCIFGELLTQKPLFPGKSEIDQINKVFKDLGTPSEKIWPGYNDLPAVKKMTFTEYPYNNLRKRFGALLSDQGFDLMNKFLTYFPGRRVNAEDGLKHEYFRETPLPIDPSMFPTWPAKSEQQRVKRGTSPRPPEGGLGYSQLGDDDLKETGFHLTTTNQGASAAGPGFSLKF